From the Theobroma cacao cultivar B97-61/B2 chromosome 2, Criollo_cocoa_genome_V2, whole genome shotgun sequence genome, one window contains:
- the LOC18609263 gene encoding 30S ribosomal protein S17 produces the protein MKSVVGVVLSNKMQKSVVVAVDRLFHHKLYNRYVKRTSKFMAHDENDQCNIGDRVKLDPSRPLSKHKHWVVAEVLKKARIYVPPSMDKAANANFKNEAPPSSTP, from the exons ATGAAATCAGTTGTGGGTGTTGTTTTGTCAAATAAGATGCAGAAATCAGTGGTAGTAGCAGTGGACAGGCTCTTCCATCACAAGCTTTACAACCGCTACGTCAAGCGCACCTCCAAGTTCATGGCCCATGACGAAAACGATCAATGCAACATTGGTGACAGG gTTAAATTGGATCCTTCTAGGCCGTTGAGCAAGCATAAGCATTGGGTTGTTGCTGAAGTTCTTAAGAAAGCAAGAATTTATGTACCACCATCCATGGATAAAGCTGCAAATGCAAACTTCAAGAATGAAGCACCGCCTTCTTCAACCCCTTAA